A region of the Gemmobacter fulvus genome:
CCTCGATCAGCGCGGATTCTTCCGCCTCGGGCACATCCGCCGCCAGCCAGACCGGCCGCGTCGCCAGCAGCCGGGCCAGCGCCGCGCGCTCCGGCTCGTTGCAGGGCAGAACCGCGCTCGGCTCTTCCATGCGGCCGGCGACGGTGGCCTTGCCCCCGGCCTTGCGCATGGCGCGCGCCGCCATCTCGTCCAGCACGAACACATCGCCCGCCAGCGCCAGTGTCGCCTTGATCAGCCCCGGAAACCAGCCCTCGCGGCCTTTGGGCAGATGCGGGGCCGCCGCCTCGACCAGCGCCATCGGCACATGGCGGCTTGCCGCCTCGTGCATCATCGCCGGGCGCAACTCGCCCCCGGCGAACAGGATCGCCGCCGGTTGCCAGTGATCCAGAAAGGCGCGCACCTCGGCCTGCCCGTCGCCCGGCACCGGCTGCCAGATCACCCCGTGCAACCCGTCGGCCTGCATCGGCGCGGTGATCAGGATCGGATGACCGTCCTCATCCTGAATCCGCTGCGCCAGCTCGCACAGCCCGCGCAGATGGTCCGCCCCCGGCGCATGCAGCCAGATCAAGCGCCCGCGCGGGCGCTCGGGCCGTGCTTCGCGCACGACCGCCTCTCGCCGCGCGGCAAGATGGTAAAGCGTCAGACCAAGCGGCGCCATGCGGCGGGACGGGGGCGATCAGGCCCCCAGTTCCTCGGTGGCCGAACCGGGCTGGGCCTCATCGCGCAGCCGGTGAATATGCGCGATGAAATAGCGCATATGGGCATCATCCACCGTGCGTTGCGCCTCGGCCTTCCATGCGTTGAAGGCGGTTGCGTAATCGGGAAACATGCCAACCATGTGGATCTTCGACACATCCTTGAACACGTTCTTGGTGGGGCTGACCAACTCGCCGCCAAAGACGAGATGCAGACGCTGCGCCATGGGTTCACTCCGCTTTGAATTCTACGCCAAACTAACGGATGGCATGAGAAAGTAAAAGGCGCGTGCCACCCGGGGCACGCGCCATGTTCGGCCTGCCGGAATTGAAGGCTCAATCCGCCTGCGCCGCCTTGCCCAGCACCGCATCCTGATGTTCGCCCAGCTTGGGCGCGGCGCGGCCCAGGGCCAGCTCTGCCCCGGAGAAGGTGAAGGGCGACCGCACACCCGGCACGCCATCGGCCCTGATCTGCATACCGCGCGCCACGATCTGCGGATCGGCAAACACCTCGCCCATGTCGTTGATCGGCCCGGCGGGCACGCCCTCGGCCTCACAAGCCGCCAGAAGCTCGGCCTTTGTCAGGCTGCGGGTCGCCGTTGTCAGCCGCGCCGTCATTGAGACCCGGTTGGCAATCCGGTCGGCATTGGTGGCAAATTCCGCCGCCGTTGCCATGTCGGGCAGGCCAAGCAGGCCGCAAAGCTTGCGATATTGCCCGTCATTGCCGGTGGCGATGATGATCCAGCCATCCGCACAATCGAACACCGCATAGGGTGCCAGATTGGGATGGGCATTGCCCATCTTCTGCGGTGCCACGCCAGTGGCCAGATAGTTCATCGCCTGATTGGCCATGATCCCTGCCGCCACATCCATCAGCGCCATGTCGATCTGCTGGCCCTCGCCCGTGCGCCCGCGCTGCACCAGTGCCGCGAGGATCGCGGTGGCCGCATAGACGCCGGTGAACACATCCGTCACCGCCACGCCCACCTTCTGCGGCTGGCCCTCCGGCTCGCCGGTGACGCTCATCAGCCCGGCCATGCCCTGAATGATGAAGTCATAGCCCGCGCGATGCGCGTAAGGGCCGGTCTGGCCGAAGCCGGTGATCGAGCAGTAGATCAGCCGCGGGTTCACCCCGCGCAGGCTGGCATAGTCCAGCCCGTATTTCGCCAGCCCGCCAACCTTGAAATTCTCGATCACCACATCGGCGTCGGCCACCAGCTGTCGCACCACCGCCTGCCCTTCGGGCGTGCGGAAATCGCAGGTGATGCCGCGCTTGCCCCGGTTGGTGGCATGGAAATACGCCGCACTGCGGTCGGTCGTGCCATCCGCATTGTCACGGTCAATGAAGGGCGGGCCCCAGCGGCGGGTGTCATCGCCCTCCGGTGCCTCGACCTTGATCACATCCGCGCCCAGATCGGCCAGCGTCTGCCCGGCCCATGGCCCGGCGAGGATCCGGGCCAG
Encoded here:
- a CDS encoding 3-deoxy-D-manno-octulosonic acid transferase, which translates into the protein MREARPERPRGRLIWLHAPGADHLRGLCELAQRIQDEDGHPILITAPMQADGLHGVIWQPVPGDGQAEVRAFLDHWQPAAILFAGGELRPAMMHEAASRHVPMALVEAAAPHLPKGREGWFPGLIKATLALAGDVFVLDEMAARAMRKAGGKATVAGRMEEPSAVLPCNEPERAALARLLATRPVWLAADVPEAEESALIEAHRAGLRLAHRLLLIVVPQDPARAEAMAARMEADEGWLVARRSLEQEPEAETEVFIVDSAEYGLWYRLSPVTFLGGSLSGTGCLRNPMEAAALGSALVHGPRPGLHGMAFGRLGAARAARSVASSADLSEALGELLAPDRAARLAQAAWTVVSDGVDVTDRVLVLVRRMLGEA
- a CDS encoding DUF4170 domain-containing protein, with product MAQRLHLVFGGELVSPTKNVFKDVSKIHMVGMFPDYATAFNAWKAEAQRTVDDAHMRYFIAHIHRLRDEAQPGSATEELGA
- a CDS encoding CaiB/BaiF CoA transferase family protein, with product MMAPLEGIRVIELARILAGPWAGQTLADLGADVIKVEAPEGDDTRRWGPPFIDRDNADGTTDRSAAYFHATNRGKRGITCDFRTPEGQAVVRQLVADADVVIENFKVGGLAKYGLDYASLRGVNPRLIYCSITGFGQTGPYAHRAGYDFIIQGMAGLMSVTGEPEGQPQKVGVAVTDVFTGVYAATAILAALVQRGRTGEGQQIDMALMDVAAGIMANQAMNYLATGVAPQKMGNAHPNLAPYAVFDCADGWIIIATGNDGQYRKLCGLLGLPDMATAAEFATNADRIANRVSMTARLTTATRSLTKAELLAACEAEGVPAGPINDMGEVFADPQIVARGMQIRADGVPGVRSPFTFSGAELALGRAAPKLGEHQDAVLGKAAQAD